The Cucurbita pepo subsp. pepo cultivar mu-cu-16 chromosome LG08, ASM280686v2, whole genome shotgun sequence genome contains a region encoding:
- the LOC111800391 gene encoding uncharacterized protein LOC111800391 yields MSLTSTLFHSFSNPKCPISSSSSSSLPRSATDFAASSQALTGIRFPRTIGAGLALDSKTMVVLIGTGLTLALLGPESAAATAAATELQSLGASSLQFNEPQNALSLPTWAIHVSSVVEWITAMALVWQYGEKSGNESWKGLSWGMVPLLGGAFCACTWHFFYNSESLEVLVALQAILTAVGNATMCIAAFRIYKASQERSSKL; encoded by the exons ATGTCACTCACTTCCACCTTGTTCCATTCCTTTTCAAATCCCAAATgccccatttcttcttcttcttcttcctcgttGCCGAGGTCGGCGACGGATTTCGCCGCTTCTTCTCAAGCTCTGACTGGAATTCGATTTCCGAGGACTATCGGCGCCGGTCTGGCTTTGGACTCGAAAACTATGGTGGTTTTGATCGGCACGGGCTTGACTCTTGCTCTTCTGGGACCTGAATCGGCTGCTGCTACTGCTGCTGCAACGGAATTGCAGTCGTTGGGTGCTTCTTCGCTGCAGTTTAATGAACCCCAAAATGCTCTGTCCTTGCCCACCTGGGCTATACATGTTTCCAGTGTTGTTGAATG GATTACAGCAATGGCTTTGGTGTGGCAATATGGAGAGAAATCTGGCAATGAGTCTTGGAAGGGACTTTCTTGGGGAATG GTACCATTGCTTGGTGGAGCATTTTGTGCTTGCACATGGCATTTTTTCTACAATTCTGAGTCTCTCGAG GTTTTGGTGGCCCTTCAGGCAATACTGACGGCTGTAGGAAATGCCACAATGTGCATTGCTGCATTTCGCATATACAAAGCATCACAAGAACGTTCAAGTAAGTTGTAA
- the LOC111800389 gene encoding probable sodium/metabolite cotransporter BASS6, chloroplastic isoform X2, giving the protein MFAVGVNSSEKDFLEALKQPAAIFAGYVGQFFVKPLLGYLFGTIAVTLCGLPTAIGAGIMLVSCVSGAQLSSYATFLTDPALAPLSVVMTSLSTATAVFVTPFLSLLLIGKKLPVDVKGMISSITQIVVVPIAAGLLLNRFFPRICDAIRPFLPPLSVLVTACCVGAPLAININSVMSPFGFSILLLIVAFHLSAFVAGYFLTGLAFHRAPDVKALQRTLSYETGMQSSLLALALANRFFQDPLVSVPPAISTVLMSLMGFSLVMIWSKNKEQDLIKQN; this is encoded by the exons ATGTTTGCAGTTGGGGTTAATTCCAGTGAAAAGGATTTTCTTGAAGCACTCAAGCAACCAGCAGCTATCTTTGCTGGTTATGTTGGCCAATTTTTTGTCAAACCGCTTCTCGGGTATCTATTTGGGACGATCGCAGTGACTTTGTGTGGTCTTCCTACTGCAATAG GTGCTGGAATCATGCTGGTCTCTTGTGTTAGTGGGGCACAACTCTCAAGTTACGCTACGTTTTTAACTGATCCAGCCCTCGCTCCCTTAAGCGTTGTTATGACATCATTATCCACTGCTACTGCTGTTTTTGTCACtccatttttatctttattgcTCATTGGAAAGAAACTTCCAGTTGATGTTAAAGGGATGATATCTAGCATTACACAGATTGTAGTTGTACCAATTGCTGCAGGGTTGCTTCTGAATCG GTTCTTTCCAAGGATCTGTGATGCCATACGGCCTTTTTTGCCTCCACTTTCGGTATTGGTGACAGCTTGTTGTGTTGGAGCTCCACTAGCTATTAACATCAACTCTGTTATGTCCCCATTTGGATTTTCCATATTACTGCTCATTGTAGCTTTTCATTTATCTGCCTTTGTAGCTGGTTATTTCTTGACCGGTCTTGCGTTTCATCGGGCACCCGATGTGAAAGCACTGCAGAGAACACTATCCTATGAGACAG GAATGCAAAGCAGTCTCCTTGCCCTTGCTCTGGCAAACAGGTTTTTCCAGGATCCCCTTGTTAGTGTGCCCCCTGCAATTTCG ACTGTGCTGATGTCCTTAATGGGGTTCTCTCTGGTTATGATATGgagcaagaacaaagaacaggatTTGATAAAGCAGAACTAA
- the LOC111800389 gene encoding probable sodium/metabolite cotransporter BASS6, chloroplastic isoform X1 translates to MRMNLSSTISGENLQIHRFHRVHRSRLEFPTSISSRHQSTLGLFARLPPRIDGGSVRCSNPSFSSDWSSRFSIFSRCVPEKFSEFLEPDQDSSNSSPPIFEQKEATFVKILKQSNSLLPHVVLASTLVALIFPPSFAWFTSRYYAPALGFLMFAVGVNSSEKDFLEALKQPAAIFAGYVGQFFVKPLLGYLFGTIAVTLCGLPTAIGAGIMLVSCVSGAQLSSYATFLTDPALAPLSVVMTSLSTATAVFVTPFLSLLLIGKKLPVDVKGMISSITQIVVVPIAAGLLLNRFFPRICDAIRPFLPPLSVLVTACCVGAPLAININSVMSPFGFSILLLIVAFHLSAFVAGYFLTGLAFHRAPDVKALQRTLSYETGMQSSLLALALANRFFQDPLVSVPPAISTVLMSLMGFSLVMIWSKNKEQDLIKQN, encoded by the exons ATGAGAATGAATTTGAGTTCTACCATTTCTGGGGAGAATTTGCAGATTCATCGCTTTCATCGGGTTCATCGCTCTCGATTGGAGTTCCCTACTTCTATCTCTTCTCGTCATCAGTCAACTTTGGGGCTGTTTGCTCGTTTACCGCCGCGGATTGATGGAGGTTCTGTTCGTTGTTCGAATCCTTCGT TTTCTTCTGATTGGAGCTCTCGATTCTCGATTTTCTCAAGATGTGTTCCGGAAAAGTTTTCTGAATTTTTGGAGCCGGATCAAGATTCTTCCAACAGTTCACCTCCG ATCTTTGAGCAAAAGGAAGCTACATTTGTCAAGATACTGAAACAGTCAAATTCTCTCCTGCCTCATGTGGttcttgctagcacactgGTTGCCCTTATTTTCCCACCATCTTTTGCTTGGTTTACTAGCAG GTACTATGCCCCTGCATTAGGATTTTTGATGTTTGCAGTTGGGGTTAATTCCAGTGAAAAGGATTTTCTTGAAGCACTCAAGCAACCAGCAGCTATCTTTGCTGGTTATGTTGGCCAATTTTTTGTCAAACCGCTTCTCGGGTATCTATTTGGGACGATCGCAGTGACTTTGTGTGGTCTTCCTACTGCAATAG GTGCTGGAATCATGCTGGTCTCTTGTGTTAGTGGGGCACAACTCTCAAGTTACGCTACGTTTTTAACTGATCCAGCCCTCGCTCCCTTAAGCGTTGTTATGACATCATTATCCACTGCTACTGCTGTTTTTGTCACtccatttttatctttattgcTCATTGGAAAGAAACTTCCAGTTGATGTTAAAGGGATGATATCTAGCATTACACAGATTGTAGTTGTACCAATTGCTGCAGGGTTGCTTCTGAATCG GTTCTTTCCAAGGATCTGTGATGCCATACGGCCTTTTTTGCCTCCACTTTCGGTATTGGTGACAGCTTGTTGTGTTGGAGCTCCACTAGCTATTAACATCAACTCTGTTATGTCCCCATTTGGATTTTCCATATTACTGCTCATTGTAGCTTTTCATTTATCTGCCTTTGTAGCTGGTTATTTCTTGACCGGTCTTGCGTTTCATCGGGCACCCGATGTGAAAGCACTGCAGAGAACACTATCCTATGAGACAG GAATGCAAAGCAGTCTCCTTGCCCTTGCTCTGGCAAACAGGTTTTTCCAGGATCCCCTTGTTAGTGTGCCCCCTGCAATTTCG ACTGTGCTGATGTCCTTAATGGGGTTCTCTCTGGTTATGATATGgagcaagaacaaagaacaggatTTGATAAAGCAGAACTAA